A window of Mucilaginibacter paludis DSM 18603 contains these coding sequences:
- a CDS encoding phytoene desaturase family protein, with the protein MDKREYDAIVVGSGPNGLSAAIAMQQSGLSVLLLEGKHSIGGGLRSAELTLPGFIHDICSAVHPLAAGSPFFKTLPLDRYGLQYIVPAHPAAHPLDDGRAAVLYHSVTQTAASLGADQHAYLDMMEPVVKAWPLIAADVLGPLHYPRHPLALARFGLPALTSALSLTKRFNTVQAKSLFAGMAAHSIQPLSNLATSAIGLVLMATGHLQGWPIPKGGSQTIADALADYFLAIGGKIETGFYVKSLTQLPSSHAVLFDVTPQQLLQIAGHKFSAIYKWQLERYRYGMGVFKIDWALDGAIPFTAPECLQAGTIHIGGTIDEIASAEQQTNRGFQPDKPFVLLAQQSKFDPSRAPNGKHTGWAYCHVPNGSKVDMTNAIEKQVQRFAPGFRDTILARHTMNTQEMEEYNPNYIGGDINGGVIDLSQLFTRPALRWSPYKTSAKGIYICSSSTPPGGGVHGMCGYYSAKRVLKDVFGMKMKPLGM; encoded by the coding sequence ATGGATAAGCGGGAATATGATGCAATAGTGGTTGGCTCAGGGCCCAATGGCCTCTCGGCAGCAATAGCTATGCAGCAGTCGGGTTTATCGGTTTTACTGTTGGAGGGTAAACATAGCATTGGCGGTGGCTTGCGCTCTGCCGAGTTAACTTTGCCTGGATTTATCCATGATATTTGCTCTGCCGTTCATCCCCTGGCTGCTGGCTCTCCATTTTTTAAAACCTTACCACTCGACCGGTATGGGCTTCAATACATTGTGCCCGCCCATCCTGCAGCGCATCCGCTTGATGATGGCCGAGCCGCAGTGTTATATCATTCGGTTACTCAAACGGCTGCTTCATTGGGTGCTGATCAGCATGCTTACCTGGATATGATGGAGCCCGTAGTAAAGGCCTGGCCCCTGATAGCTGCCGATGTTTTAGGGCCGCTGCACTATCCCCGGCACCCGCTTGCCTTAGCTCGGTTTGGTTTGCCCGCCCTAACTTCGGCTTTAAGTTTAACAAAAAGGTTTAATACGGTTCAGGCTAAAAGCTTATTTGCAGGTATGGCTGCTCATTCCATACAGCCATTATCTAACCTGGCTACATCGGCAATTGGCCTGGTTTTAATGGCAACGGGGCACTTGCAGGGCTGGCCCATCCCCAAAGGAGGCTCGCAAACTATCGCCGACGCGTTAGCTGACTACTTTTTAGCCATAGGTGGAAAAATCGAGACAGGTTTTTACGTCAAGTCGTTAACTCAACTGCCATCATCGCATGCGGTGTTATTTGATGTTACACCACAACAGCTATTGCAAATAGCCGGGCATAAATTTTCGGCCATTTATAAATGGCAGTTGGAGCGCTATCGTTACGGTATGGGTGTTTTTAAAATAGATTGGGCTTTAGATGGTGCTATACCATTTACCGCACCGGAGTGTTTGCAGGCCGGAACAATCCATATTGGTGGTACGATAGATGAAATAGCATCTGCAGAACAACAAACCAATAGAGGATTTCAGCCCGATAAACCATTTGTGTTGCTGGCCCAGCAAAGTAAATTTGATCCATCACGTGCTCCAAACGGAAAGCACACCGGCTGGGCTTATTGCCATGTACCCAACGGCTCGAAAGTAGATATGACAAACGCCATCGAAAAGCAAGTTCAACGTTTTGCTCCGGGTTTTAGGGATACCATACTGGCGCGGCATACTATGAATACGCAAGAGATGGAAGAGTATAACCCCAATTATATAGGCGGGGATATTAACGGCGGGGTTATTGATCTAAGCCAGCTGTTTACCCGGCCCGCGTTACGCTGGTCGCCCTATAAAACTTCGGCCAAGGGTATCTACATTTGCTCATCATCAACGCCACCCGGCGGTGGGGTGCATGGCATGTGTGGTTATTATTCCGCCAAAAGGGTGTTGAAGGATGTTTTTGGAATGAAGATGAAGCCGCTCGGTATGTAA
- a CDS encoding BatA domain-containing protein — MLFVYPAFLLGLLSLAIPIIIHLFHFRQYKKVYFSNVQFLKNIQQQQSSRRNLKKRIILVVRMLALAFLVLAFAKPFIPARRAASVTGKLHVLSIFIDNSYSMQTVNREGSLLDEARRRAKEIASGYGINDRFQLLTQDFEGQHQRLLNRDEFDDEVDKIKISPQSRMLQQIISRQQSLLNTSVSSDKSIYILSDFQKNLFSSRVIKTDSSVQISLIRLKAMALPNITVDSVWLLSAVHRVGEGEKLVVQLHNYADEKAEKVPLKLLINGAQKALGSFTLKAREIQNDTLAFSGLQAGWQQAEIQLQDNPVNFDNQFYFTFKVQRQMPVLLVDGGTPNRYLQAVFNTDAFFNVKQVHDGNVDYAALGTYPLVVLSDVKTLSTGLAQQLKTYIGKGGNLVVFPADGADLESYRLLLQPLQADYPEKLLTGKNKVSGINLQSTVFKNIFEQAPQNPDLPLVNKYYQLSNLSRSGRESLLELPGKQTFFGAYPYQKGKVYVSAVALDDSYSNLTRHALFVPLMIRITLLSGHDPALFYTIGEDELVETLPVQSSDKQVLKLTNGQRTIIPDVRQQEGSTMLYLSDQVSEPGNYSLTRQDSVMAILAFNNSRSESDMSYLDDEGLKAQFSQKQTAIIQAGGASLKDTVAKANIGLELWKLCIILSLICLAGEILLIRFYKPEKQVVKAQA, encoded by the coding sequence ATGCTATTTGTATATCCTGCATTTTTATTGGGGCTGCTGTCACTGGCTATTCCCATCATCATACACCTGTTTCATTTCAGGCAGTACAAAAAGGTATATTTTTCTAATGTACAGTTTCTTAAAAATATCCAGCAGCAGCAATCATCGCGTCGTAATTTAAAAAAACGTATCATCCTCGTTGTGCGGATGCTTGCCCTGGCCTTTTTAGTATTGGCATTTGCAAAACCATTTATACCGGCAAGGCGTGCTGCATCTGTAACAGGTAAGCTGCATGTACTGAGTATATTTATCGATAACTCTTACTCCATGCAAACGGTTAACCGCGAAGGTTCATTACTGGATGAGGCCCGCCGCCGAGCCAAAGAGATCGCTTCCGGATACGGTATCAACGATAGGTTTCAGTTGCTTACGCAGGATTTTGAGGGTCAACATCAGCGTTTGCTTAACCGCGATGAATTTGATGATGAGGTAGACAAAATCAAGATCAGCCCACAAAGCCGCATGCTGCAGCAAATTATCAGCCGGCAGCAAAGTTTGCTCAATACTTCTGTTAGCAGCGATAAATCGATCTATATTTTGTCCGATTTTCAAAAGAATCTATTTTCGAGCAGGGTAATCAAAACCGATAGTTCGGTTCAAATTAGTTTAATCAGGCTAAAAGCTATGGCGTTGCCAAATATAACGGTTGACTCCGTTTGGCTGCTCAGCGCGGTGCACCGGGTGGGCGAGGGTGAAAAGCTTGTTGTGCAATTACATAACTATGCCGATGAAAAAGCTGAAAAAGTTCCGCTTAAATTATTGATTAATGGCGCGCAGAAAGCATTAGGCAGTTTTACGCTGAAGGCCCGTGAAATACAAAATGATACCCTCGCCTTTTCGGGTTTGCAGGCCGGATGGCAGCAAGCCGAAATACAATTGCAGGATAACCCGGTAAATTTTGATAACCAGTTTTATTTCACTTTTAAGGTGCAGCGGCAAATGCCGGTTTTACTGGTAGACGGCGGTACACCTAATCGATATTTGCAGGCTGTTTTTAATACCGATGCTTTTTTTAATGTAAAACAGGTACATGATGGCAATGTGGATTACGCCGCTTTGGGCACTTATCCTTTAGTGGTATTAAGCGATGTTAAAACTTTATCGACCGGATTGGCGCAGCAGCTTAAAACATATATCGGCAAGGGCGGAAACTTAGTGGTTTTTCCGGCTGATGGAGCCGACCTGGAAAGTTACAGATTGTTACTTCAGCCCTTGCAAGCCGATTATCCTGAAAAATTACTGACCGGGAAGAACAAAGTTTCCGGGATTAATTTACAAAGCACCGTATTCAAAAATATTTTTGAACAGGCACCGCAAAATCCGGATCTGCCGCTTGTCAATAAATATTATCAGTTAAGTAACTTATCTCGCTCCGGACGAGAAAGCCTGCTGGAGTTACCAGGCAAACAAACTTTTTTTGGTGCTTATCCTTATCAAAAAGGGAAAGTATATGTATCTGCCGTAGCGCTTGATGATAGTTACAGTAATTTAACCCGCCATGCGCTGTTTGTACCTCTGATGATCAGAATTACCTTATTAAGCGGGCATGACCCGGCTTTGTTCTATACCATAGGTGAGGATGAGTTGGTAGAAACTTTGCCGGTTCAATCATCGGATAAGCAAGTTTTGAAACTGACCAATGGCCAACGAACCATTATTCCGGATGTAAGGCAGCAGGAGGGAAGTACGATGCTCTATCTTTCGGACCAGGTGAGTGAGCCCGGCAATTACAGCTTAACCAGGCAGGATAGTGTGATGGCTATACTGGCTTTCAATAACAGCCGGAGTGAGTCGGACATGAGTTACCTTGACGATGAGGGTTTAAAGGCGCAATTTTCTCAAAAACAAACCGCTATTATACAAGCTGGGGGCGCCTCATTAAAAGATACCGTGGCTAAAGCAAATATTGGCTTAGAATTATGGAAACTTTGTATAATTTTATCGCTGATCTGTCTGGCTGGCGAAATACTGCTAATTAGGTTTTATAAACCTGAAAAGCAAGTAGTTAAAGCGCAGGCTTAA
- a CDS encoding dihydroorotase, which produces MNLLIKSGTITDPNSPFNQQTADILIEDGIIVKIAKDIQSDAEVFDALGKSVSPGFFDLNCNIGELGLETKEDLQSGSKAAAAGGFTGLALMPNTLPPVHSKSEVEFIVNKAKGNLVDIFPLGTISHKCEGKDMAEMYDMYQSGAKAFTDGKYPVQDAGLMERALLYAQGFNGLVFSYPEDKAIAGKAKVHEGEISTLLGMKGIPSLAEELMIARDLYLAEYTGSNIHFTTVSTARSVDLIRQAKSKGLKVTCDVAVHHLVLTHRDLLGFDSLYKVKPPLRTSEDVDALIEGLKDGTIDAIVSQHTPHEIEFKDVEFEVAEFGIIGLQTTLSLALQAGLPVELLVEKLAINPRKILNLEVPAIGEGQQANLVVFDSQQEWAYTKQNNQSKSYNSPFIGKQLTGKVLLTCNNNQAFKS; this is translated from the coding sequence ATGAATTTGCTTATCAAATCTGGAACTATTACCGATCCAAATTCACCTTTTAACCAACAAACTGCCGATATTTTAATTGAAGATGGCATTATTGTAAAAATTGCCAAGGATATCCAGTCGGACGCCGAAGTATTTGATGCCTTGGGCAAAAGTGTTTCACCCGGTTTTTTTGATTTAAATTGTAATATAGGCGAGCTCGGTTTAGAAACCAAAGAGGATTTGCAAAGCGGTAGTAAGGCCGCTGCCGCAGGTGGGTTTACTGGCTTGGCGCTGATGCCCAATACACTGCCGCCCGTACATTCAAAGTCGGAAGTGGAGTTTATCGTTAATAAAGCAAAGGGTAATCTGGTTGATATTTTTCCCTTAGGCACCATATCGCACAAATGCGAAGGTAAGGATATGGCCGAGATGTATGATATGTACCAAAGCGGCGCCAAAGCTTTTACCGATGGCAAATACCCCGTACAGGATGCCGGTTTAATGGAACGCGCTTTATTGTATGCGCAAGGTTTCAACGGGCTTGTTTTTTCGTATCCGGAGGATAAGGCTATCGCCGGAAAAGCCAAAGTGCACGAAGGGGAGATCAGTACTTTATTGGGGATGAAAGGGATTCCTTCCCTGGCCGAAGAGCTGATGATAGCCCGGGACCTGTACCTGGCCGAATACACCGGGTCAAATATTCATTTTACCACGGTATCAACGGCGCGGTCTGTCGATTTGATCAGGCAGGCTAAGTCGAAGGGATTAAAAGTTACCTGCGATGTTGCCGTACACCATTTGGTTTTAACGCATCGCGATCTGCTGGGCTTTGACTCTTTGTATAAGGTTAAACCCCCGCTGCGTACTTCGGAAGATGTTGATGCCTTAATTGAAGGGTTAAAAGACGGAACTATTGACGCCATTGTTTCGCAACATACCCCACACGAGATTGAGTTTAAGGATGTTGAATTTGAAGTGGCCGAATTTGGGATTATTGGCTTACAAACCACTTTATCATTGGCTTTGCAAGCGGGACTGCCGGTAGAATTACTGGTGGAAAAATTAGCGATTAACCCGCGTAAAATTCTTAATTTAGAAGTGCCAGCCATAGGCGAGGGCCAGCAAGCCAATCTTGTTGTTTTTGACAGCCAGCAGGAGTGGGCATATACTAAGCAGAATAACCAATCCAAATCCTATAATTCCCCTTTTATTGGCAAGCAATTGACTGGGAAAGTTTTATTAACTTGTAACAATAATCAGGCATTTAAATCCTAA
- a CDS encoding DUF4199 domain-containing protein gives MESQSLNPTKIATKWAFINLVAQIIITYAFQLLNMDINSPLKYISYVPMIGCLFLAQKEFRDEQLGGFMTFSQAFSAGFRYAIFSGLLLAVFIYLYYSILSPEILSKTLAVSESALEAKGMTSAEIDKAMGMTRKYGPLFFGFGIAIWYGIGGAVISLVGAAIFKKEKSINDIEKEANFPDSFDQTV, from the coding sequence ATGGAATCACAATCATTAAATCCAACTAAAATTGCTACCAAGTGGGCTTTTATTAATTTGGTTGCCCAAATTATTATAACTTATGCTTTCCAGCTTTTAAACATGGATATTAATAGCCCGCTAAAATACATATCTTATGTTCCGATGATTGGATGTTTGTTTTTGGCGCAAAAGGAATTTCGTGATGAGCAACTCGGTGGTTTTATGACCTTTAGCCAAGCTTTTTCAGCCGGTTTTAGATATGCTATATTTTCAGGACTGCTTTTGGCAGTTTTTATTTACCTGTATTATTCCATTCTAAGCCCGGAAATTTTGAGTAAGACCTTGGCCGTTTCGGAAAGTGCCCTGGAAGCAAAAGGGATGACAAGTGCAGAAATTGATAAAGCCATGGGAATGACGAGGAAATATGGCCCTTTGTTTTTTGGATTTGGAATAGCGATATGGTACGGTATTGGTGGTGCAGTAATTAGCCTTGTAGGAGCCGCAATTTTTAAGAAAGAAAAATCTATCAACGATATTGAGAAAGAGGCTAACTTTCCTGATAGTTTTGATCAAACCGTATAG
- the murA gene encoding UDP-N-acetylglucosamine 1-carboxyvinyltransferase, which produces MGAFEIRGGKPLKGEIIPQGAKNEALQVISAVLLTAEKITISNIPDIVDVNKLIELLRDMGVTIDKIAADTYTFEAKNIDLEFFHSAAFKSKGGSLRGSIMIVGPLLARFGKAAIPKPGGDKIGRRRLDTHFLGFEKLGARFDYNPENGFFNVDASNLQGTYILLDEASVTGTANVVMAAVLAKGTTTIYNAACEPYLQQLCKMLIRMGAKITGVGSNLLTIEGVTELGGTTHRLLPDMIEIGSFIGLAAMTASEITIKDVHYDELGMIPDVFKRLGIKLERRGDDIFVPAQKHYEIETFIDGSIMTIADAPWPGFTPDLLSIVLVVATQAKGSVLIHQKMFESRLFFVDKLIDMGAQIILCDPHRATVIGLDKQMSLRGIQMTSPDIRAGVSLLIAALSAQGTSTIYNIEQIERGYQHIDQRLIALGADIKRL; this is translated from the coding sequence ATGGGTGCATTTGAAATACGGGGTGGTAAGCCATTAAAGGGCGAAATCATTCCGCAAGGCGCAAAAAACGAGGCATTACAGGTGATATCTGCCGTTTTGCTTACTGCCGAAAAAATAACCATCAGCAATATTCCAGACATTGTTGATGTAAATAAACTAATAGAGCTATTACGCGATATGGGGGTTACCATTGACAAGATAGCGGCTGATACTTATACTTTTGAAGCTAAAAATATCGACCTGGAATTTTTCCATTCGGCGGCTTTCAAATCCAAAGGCGGTAGCTTACGCGGATCGATCATGATTGTGGGGCCTTTGCTTGCCCGCTTCGGCAAGGCCGCCATACCTAAACCCGGGGGGGATAAAATTGGCCGCCGCAGGTTAGATACACACTTTTTAGGTTTCGAAAAATTAGGCGCCCGCTTTGATTATAACCCCGAGAACGGCTTTTTTAATGTAGATGCATCAAACCTGCAAGGTACTTACATTTTACTGGATGAAGCATCCGTTACCGGGACAGCCAACGTTGTAATGGCGGCGGTACTGGCTAAAGGCACTACCACGATTTACAATGCCGCCTGCGAACCTTATTTACAGCAGCTTTGCAAAATGCTGATCCGCATGGGCGCCAAAATTACCGGCGTTGGCAGCAACCTGCTTACCATAGAAGGCGTAACCGAACTGGGTGGCACTACTCACCGTTTGTTGCCCGACATGATCGAGATCGGCTCGTTTATCGGCCTGGCTGCCATGACAGCATCTGAGATTACAATCAAAGATGTGCATTATGACGAGCTTGGCATGATACCCGACGTTTTTAAACGCCTGGGAATTAAACTGGAGCGCCGCGGCGACGATATTTTTGTACCTGCGCAAAAGCATTACGAGATTGAGACTTTTATTGATGGCTCTATCATGACCATTGCAGATGCACCATGGCCAGGTTTTACACCCGATTTACTGAGCATTGTACTGGTAGTTGCCACACAAGCCAAAGGCTCGGTACTGATCCATCAAAAAATGTTTGAGAGCCGCTTATTTTTTGTGGATAAACTGATTGATATGGGCGCGCAGATCATCCTGTGCGACCCTCACCGCGCCACGGTGATAGGCCTGGACAAACAGATGTCGTTAAGGGGCATCCAGATGACTTCTCCTGACATTCGTGCCGGGGTATCCTTACTCATCGCTGCTTTATCGGCACAAGGCACATCTACCATTTACAACATTGAACAAATAGAGCGCGGCTACCAGCATATTGATCAACGCTTGATAGCGCTCGGAGCTGATATCAAAAGGCTCTGA
- a CDS encoding DUF4290 domain-containing protein, which yields MIQQTFDYNSTRSKLLLSEYGRNVQNMVKYIVELPTKEERNRYAAVVIDLMGFLNPHLRDVADFKHKLWDHLHIISNFKIDVDSPYPLPDPEKIHLKPEPLKYPHQRIKYKHYGKTIELMISKAKSIEEPDRRNHMVQAIANFMKMAYVQWNKDSVADETILAHLYELSGGELKLDENINLAKVEYRAVPQVKENRGTGGRTNNGQNRGSGGGGARTNNTQNRNNQNNRGRSNNGGSSSSRKY from the coding sequence ATGATACAACAAACTTTTGATTATAATTCAACAAGAAGCAAACTGCTTTTGAGTGAATATGGCCGTAATGTGCAAAACATGGTCAAATATATTGTGGAGCTCCCTACCAAGGAAGAGCGGAACAGGTATGCCGCAGTGGTAATAGACCTGATGGGTTTTTTAAACCCACACCTGCGCGACGTTGCCGATTTTAAGCATAAGCTCTGGGATCACCTGCACATTATTTCGAACTTCAAGATCGATGTGGATTCTCCTTATCCGCTTCCCGATCCGGAAAAGATCCATCTGAAACCCGAACCTTTAAAATACCCGCACCAGCGCATCAAATACAAGCACTATGGCAAAACCATTGAGCTCATGATCAGCAAAGCCAAAAGCATTGAAGAGCCTGATCGCCGTAACCATATGGTACAGGCCATTGCTAACTTTATGAAAATGGCCTATGTGCAATGGAACAAAGATTCGGTTGCTGATGAAACTATCCTGGCGCATTTATACGAACTATCCGGCGGAGAATTGAAGCTTGACGAAAATATTAATCTTGCTAAAGTTGAGTACCGCGCAGTGCCGCAGGTTAAAGAGAACCGCGGCACAGGCGGCCGTACCAACAATGGCCAAAACCGTGGTAGCGGCGGTGGAGGTGCCCGTACCAACAACACACAAAACAGAAATAACCAAAATAACCGTGGCCGCAGCAATAACGGCGGCAGCAGTAGCAGCAGGAAATATTAG
- a CDS encoding M1 family metallopeptidase codes for MFNLKRFLICLILGAAIYRPEAKGQLPGAPIDVEHYRFDIQLNDLNDVMKGEAAISLKYLQNTSSTQLDLIKQDKTGKGMLVEWIKENGKKLHFFQDGDKVTIYRAAKANQRHCYVIKYSGIPADGLVISTNIFGHRTFFGDNWPNRAHNWLPCVDLPADKASVDFYVTAPSHYQVIANGLKVSDIILPGALKLTHWKEVNSLPTKVMVIGVADFAIDHVGLVAGIPVESYVYPENKTPGFRDYAAAKAILPFYIKKIGPYAYQKLANVQSKTRFGGMENASAIFYFEKSVGSPDIEALMAHEIAHQWFGDAVTEKKWQHIWLSEGFATYMTDLYLENKYGADTLKKRLDDARRKVIAFEAKRFTPVVDTAVNDNYMQLLNANSYEKGSWILHMLRHQLGDAVFMKAISNYYKHYKGANANTDDLRREFEDASGISLKAYFKQWLYTAGHPHLKITSRYDVDRKSTVLHIEQTQERLFEFSLEIATRAKPAVHTYAIKQRITDIELPFALAQDVLTFDPGVNLLFDYQLMLN; via the coding sequence ATGTTTAACCTCAAACGTTTTTTAATCTGCCTTATTTTGGGGGCCGCTATTTATCGCCCTGAGGCCAAAGGCCAGCTGCCCGGCGCCCCAATAGATGTAGAACACTATCGCTTTGATATTCAGCTGAATGATTTAAATGATGTTATGAAGGGCGAAGCGGCTATCAGCTTAAAATACCTTCAAAATACTTCATCAACTCAGCTGGACCTTATAAAGCAGGACAAAACCGGCAAGGGGATGCTGGTAGAGTGGATTAAAGAAAATGGAAAAAAACTTCATTTTTTTCAAGATGGCGATAAGGTTACCATCTATCGCGCCGCAAAAGCAAATCAGAGGCATTGCTATGTTATTAAATATTCTGGCATACCAGCGGATGGCTTGGTTATAAGCACCAATATTTTTGGGCACCGTACCTTTTTTGGTGATAACTGGCCCAATCGCGCGCATAATTGGTTGCCTTGTGTGGATCTTCCCGCGGATAAGGCTTCTGTTGATTTTTATGTTACTGCTCCCAGCCATTACCAGGTGATTGCCAATGGACTGAAAGTCAGTGATATAATCTTACCAGGTGCTTTAAAACTAACGCATTGGAAGGAAGTAAATAGCCTGCCCACTAAAGTAATGGTGATTGGCGTTGCCGATTTTGCTATCGATCATGTTGGCCTTGTGGCCGGAATACCTGTTGAGAGCTATGTATATCCAGAAAATAAAACTCCTGGTTTTAGGGATTATGCCGCAGCAAAAGCAATATTGCCATTCTATATCAAAAAGATTGGCCCTTATGCCTATCAAAAATTGGCCAACGTACAATCAAAAACAAGGTTTGGCGGCATGGAGAATGCCAGCGCCATTTTTTATTTTGAAAAATCGGTTGGCAGTCCGGATATTGAAGCCCTAATGGCACACGAGATTGCCCACCAATGGTTTGGCGATGCCGTAACCGAAAAAAAATGGCAACACATTTGGCTAAGTGAGGGCTTTGCTACTTACATGACAGATTTATACCTGGAAAATAAGTACGGTGCGGATACGTTGAAAAAACGGCTGGATGATGCCCGGCGAAAAGTGATAGCTTTTGAGGCAAAACGTTTTACACCCGTTGTGGATACGGCAGTAAATGATAATTATATGCAACTGCTTAACGCCAATAGTTACGAAAAGGGTAGCTGGATATTACATATGCTGCGCCACCAATTGGGTGATGCTGTTTTTATGAAAGCGATTAGCAATTATTATAAACACTACAAGGGTGCTAACGCCAATACCGACGATTTGCGCCGGGAGTTTGAAGATGCATCAGGTATAAGCCTGAAAGCTTATTTTAAACAGTGGCTTTATACGGCCGGGCATCCGCATTTAAAAATTACCAGCAGATATGATGTTGATCGCAAAAGTACAGTGTTGCATATCGAGCAAACTCAAGAGCGACTGTTTGAATTTTCGCTCGAAATAGCTACCCGGGCTAAGCCCGCTGTACATACTTATGCCATTAAACAAAGAATAACGGATATAGAATTACCGTTTGCATTAGCGCAAGATGTACTTACATTTGATCCGGGTGTTAACCTGTTATTTGATTACCAGCTGATGCTTAATTGA
- a CDS encoding 3-oxoacid CoA-transferase subunit B, translating into MLDKESIAKRIAREIKDGFYVNLGIGIPTLVANYIPRDIDVVLQSENGLLGMGPFPIAGEEDADTINAGKQTITMLPGSVIFDSAMSFGMIRAKKVNLTILGAMEVSENGDIANWKIPGKMVKGMGGAMDLVASAENIIVAMQHVNKAGESKLLPQCTLPLTGVGCVKKIVTELAVLDILPGGGFKLIERAPGVSIQQIKDATAGKLIIEGDVPEMVI; encoded by the coding sequence ATGCTTGATAAAGAGAGTATTGCCAAACGTATTGCCCGCGAAATTAAAGATGGTTTTTATGTAAACCTGGGTATCGGTATCCCCACTTTGGTTGCCAATTATATTCCGCGGGATATTGATGTGGTATTACAGTCGGAAAACGGTTTGTTGGGCATGGGGCCTTTCCCGATAGCGGGGGAGGAGGATGCCGATACCATTAATGCAGGCAAGCAAACCATTACTATGCTGCCGGGATCTGTTATTTTTGATTCGGCCATGAGCTTCGGCATGATCAGGGCTAAAAAAGTGAACCTCACTATCCTGGGTGCGATGGAAGTATCCGAGAACGGCGATATTGCTAATTGGAAGATACCCGGAAAAATGGTGAAAGGAATGGGCGGCGCCATGGATTTGGTGGCTTCTGCCGAAAATATCATTGTGGCTATGCAACACGTAAACAAAGCGGGCGAATCTAAATTGTTACCCCAATGTACCTTGCCCTTAACAGGTGTGGGTTGCGTCAAAAAAATTGTAACCGAATTAGCCGTGCTTGATATTTTGCCCGGAGGTGGTTTTAAACTCATAGAACGAGCCCCGGGGGTAAGCATTCAGCAAATTAAAGATGCCACCGCAGGTAAGTTGATTATTGAGGGCGATGTGCCGGAGATGGTGATTTGA
- a CDS encoding uridine kinase family protein: MNKPFIIGIAGGSGSGKTFFLKCFLQHFKEEEVCLVSQDDYYIPVAHNMTPEENKHYNFDLPRTIDHEHFQKDISDLLNGKTIYKKEYTFNNPNAVPKILEIKPAPIIIVEGLFILHFRDIAELLNLKIFINADEEIALKRRLNRDLVERGYSNDDVMYKWLHHVVPAYKEYLLPFKDECQKVITNNTHVIDDIVAITEEISKELKDLLKGN, encoded by the coding sequence ATGAATAAACCTTTTATTATTGGTATTGCCGGGGGTAGCGGATCTGGCAAAACCTTTTTTTTAAAATGCTTTTTACAACATTTTAAAGAGGAAGAAGTGTGCCTGGTATCGCAGGACGATTACTACATACCTGTGGCCCACAACATGACGCCCGAAGAAAACAAGCACTACAATTTTGATTTACCCCGTACAATTGATCACGAACACTTTCAAAAAGATATTAGTGATTTGCTGAACGGCAAAACGATTTATAAAAAGGAATATACTTTTAATAACCCTAATGCGGTACCCAAGATATTGGAAATTAAACCCGCACCCATTATCATCGTTGAAGGTTTGTTTATTCTGCATTTCAGGGACATTGCCGAATTGCTGAACCTTAAAATATTTATTAACGCTGATGAAGAAATAGCGCTGAAACGCCGCCTTAACCGCGACTTGGTTGAACGCGGATACTCTAACGATGATGTAATGTATAAGTGGCTGCACCACGTGGTGCCTGCTTATAAAGAGTACTTATTGCCTTTTAAAGACGAGTGCCAAAAAGTGATTACCAACAACACCCACGTTATTGACGACATAGTTGCTATAACCGAAGAAATAAGTAAAGAATTAAAGGATTTGCTGAAGGGGAATTAG